The DNA segment GGATCAAGTGGGATAGCTGAATTTTGCTCCTTTTGGCCTAAAGGGTAAATCCTAACCACAAATCACGGAATGGCTCACCCGTGAAAGAATTTTATGAATACAGAGAATGCAAGCCGAGAGTCGACGTCCAAAACTCGTTGGAAGCAGTTTGCCTCGGATTTAGGATAGCTTGCTAGAAGCATTCCGAAACACTACTTAAGCGTCATTGGTGAATACTAAACTTGTGTAGTTTTAAATGTTGTTGAAGCTGAATATGCGTTGGTGCATAAGAATTCATAGTTAATTTCATAACTTGCTCGAATTTTCCGAACACGACGCATGCAATGAGAAACAACATTCTTCTAGCATTCTATGCAATCCTACAAGTTAAGAAGCAACATTGAAACAAGCCAAGAACAAACAGAAAGATATGAATCGCATACCTAGCACTTGTTCAGCCGAAAACCTTCGAAACGCATCCCTACAGAGCATCCGTCTCAACAAATCCTTCACTTCACAAGAAGCTGAGCCGAAAATACTCTTGGGGAATCTCAAATTCGCCCTCAACACAGACTCAAAGATCTCCGTCGCAGAATCCCCGTAAAAGGGCGGGATCCCGGATAACATTATGTACAATATGACACCTGCACTCCATATATCGACCTTTTCATTGTACTCCCGGCCAGCCACCACCTCAGGGGCAACATAGAACGGTGTCCCGACAATGCCAGACATTAGTTCCCCAGTGTGGAAGTATTCAGCCGAGCCAAAGTCCGCCAGCTTGAGCTCGTTGTAGCTGTTGAAGAGAATGTTATCTGGCTTGATGTCTCGGTGGGCTACACCGCGGCTGTGGCAGTGAAATATGGCTTCCATGAGAGGTACCTGAAAATATCAAAATTGTGATGAGTTAACTATACACATTAAGCAAGCCAAATCTAGTCTAGCTATGAAATATCCAAATCTTTCGGTTTAATTGATTGATTTTCTTGAACACTTATTTCGCTCAGGAAACAGATATTAGCTAAAGAACAAGAATTTAACTAAAAAACTGAAAACAAAAGGAAACAAACTAAACAACATGAGATCTTCGATTCACAAGGCAAGCATTagtacaagtaaaataaataaaatcgaaGGGCCAAAGCATTATTTGAATAGAGATCACGAATTGTTATTTTCATCGAACAGTCTCAGTCCCGGATAACTCataatttgttattttcagTCTAGCGCCCCCAAcccaaacaaacaaacaaacgcAAAGATCTAACTCAAAATGTACAGAATTCAAACACTTTGTGGACAAAATTATCAAATCCGGTAACACCCAGAAAAAGTAGTACATTTGCATCCTCCATGAAAACACAACTCACCATGACTCGGTGGGCCTCCAGCTCGGTGAAAACGGGT comes from the Henckelia pumila isolate YLH828 chromosome 1, ASM3356847v2, whole genome shotgun sequence genome and includes:
- the LOC140876176 gene encoding phosphoenolpyruvate carboxylase kinase 1-like, which produces MTEALKRNYTVGEEIGRGRYGVVYRCHCLRTGDCVAVKSIEKRLIQNDAVDSLCIPNEAKLMSLVSDHQNVLGISDVYEDDEFVHLVLDYCGSADLYQRITARPVFTELEAHRVMVPLMEAIFHCHSRGVAHRDIKPDNILFNSYNELKLADFGSAEYFHTGELMSGIVGTPFYVAPEVVAGREYNEKVDIWSAGVILYIMLSGIPPFYGDSATEIFESVLRANLRFPKSIFGSASCEVKDLLRRMLCRDAFRRFSAEQVLAHPWMTSGGVSVTECCYLT